From Trichoderma atroviride chromosome 1, complete sequence, one genomic window encodes:
- a CDS encoding uncharacterized protein (EggNog:ENOG41), whose protein sequence is MYSVFASASSAMSAETENRPHSPDAAPSHAIGAKPEPVRALSAASTTSRGSSTDANSRDSLGSELSSRMSNSSRMSTMSMQSVSGRSSSRTRRRGFMRPQGTDFAKSAKSRESVMNLGSIAHLQYYFARTGLLDGKGGQLARKKQPRATLDLAVLEGTAPMMVPTPTSGGFDVDSSFVSMGSSPDLFGQGFITDNVMESPTGLGELDDYSDDFEEDPDVLPPTVSTYNHRQKVVPKPPTVAELKAELETTLRDALKVLKEAKAQKAGSHRAASDASQVNMPAENTQSWYELQGMNILDFLTLAIRAAKNYYTAHELPDRLDSIKSEKQIRTDLLGVMEVLKQMAIRNFNDGMRMEEIDTMIAWIESVFDILKKEAAIEATEQAERQSWSWMTGDWTGKELERERHFLLSMDPDDEPLPEWTPASSAAEQPTPFLEAMQNGLRLVRLHNAAVKKSRRRFGAIPTFHVDTQKPYRSADNLRYWAKAAELRFECKISIDALGIVYNNGPQVWLDFEAAILKWCAHVREEITNELV, encoded by the coding sequence ATGTATTCCGTCTTTGCTtctgcctcctccgccatgtCTGCCGAAACCGAGAACCGTCCGCACTCTCCCGACGCCGCACCGTCGCATGCCATCGGCGCAAAGCCTGAGCCGGTCCGCGCTCTCTCGGCGGCTTCCACCACATCCCGAGGCTCCAGCACCGATGCAAACTCCCGAGACTCGCTGGGCAGTGAGCTGTCCTCTCGAATGTCCAACTCCTCTCGCATGTCCACCATGTCGATGCAGTCCGTCTCCGGGCGGTCGTCGTCCAGGACCCGGCGCCGGGGCTTCATGCGGCCTCAAGGCACCGACTTTGCGAAGAGCGCAAAGTCCCGCGAGAGCGTGATGAACCTGGGCAGCATTGCACACCTGCAGTACTACTTTGCCCGAACCGGCCTGCTTGATGGCAAAGGCGGACAACTAGCCcgcaagaagcagccacGAGCAACACTGGATCTGGCAGTCCTGGAGGGCACAGCGCCTATGATGGTACCGACACCGACGTCTGGGGGATTCGACGTAGACtcctcttttgtttccatgGGCAGCAGCCCAGACCTCTTTGGACAAGGTTTCATCACCGACAATGTCATGGAATCTCCCACGGGACTGGGCGAGCTGGACGACTACTCCGACGACTTCGAGGAGGACCCTGATGTTCTCCCACCCACAGTCAGCACATACAACCACAGGCAAAAGGTCGTTCCCAAGCCTCCAACGGTAGCGGAGCTTAAGGCAGAGCTAGAGACGACGCTGCGAGATGCGCTCAAGGTCCTCAAGGAAGCAAAAGCCCAAAAAGCAGGGTCACACCGTGCGGCCAGCGATGCCTCTCAGGTCAACATGCCTGCAGAAAACACCCAGAGCTGGTACGAGCTACAGGGCATGAATATCCTCGACTTCCTGACCTTGGCCATCCGCGCCGCCAAGAACTACTACACAGCCCACGAACTGCCTGACCGGTTGGACTCGATCAAATCGGAAAAACAAATCCGGACAGATCTCTTGGGCGTAATGGAGGTGCTGAAGCAGATGGCCATCAGAAACTTCAATGACGGCATGAGAATGGAAGAGATTGACACCATGATTGCCTGGATCGAAAGTGTTTTTGACATCCTCAAGAAGGAGGCGGCCATTGAAGCAACGGAACAGGCCGAGCGACAGAGCTGGTCGTGGATGACGGGCGACTGGACTGGCAAAGAGCTGGAACGTGAACGGCATTTCCTCCTTTCCATGGACCCCGACGACGAACCACTGCCTGAGTGGACGCCAgcttccagcgccgccgaACAACCGACACCGTTCCTAGAGGCCATGCAAAACGGGCTTAGACTTGTGAGGCTGCACAACGCCGCAGTCAAGAAATCCAGGAGACGATTCGGAGCGATCCCAACCTTCCACGTCGACACGCAGAAGCCATACCGGAGCGCCGACAACCTCCGATACtgggccaaggctgccgagcTGCGCTTCGAGTGCAAGATCTCCATCGACGCCCTGGGCATTGTGTACAACAATGGCCCCCAAGTCTGGCTAGATTTTGAAGCGGCCATCCTAAAGTGGTGTGCGCATGTGAGGGAAGAAATCACAAACGAGTTGGTCTAA